From the genome of Methylomonas sp. UP202, one region includes:
- a CDS encoding cytochrome c1: MKKILCTLLFLLPFCVNASSGIELDSPDIDLSDTASLERGAKHYVTYCLGCHSAKHIRYKRIAMDLKLDETEILKNVAPLGAGIYDQMHSAMNAHDAEKWFGTTPPDLSLIARSRGADWLYTYLRSFYNDKNKPLGVNNSVFPDVGMPNVFWQLQGTQTAVVHKVDGRDVITELKLEQPGQLSPKEFDKMVTDLVNFLVYVGEPVQLERQQMGKFVLFFLLMFIALAYLLKKEYWKDVH, translated from the coding sequence ATGAAAAAGATACTCTGCACTCTTTTGTTTTTGCTGCCTTTTTGCGTTAACGCCAGTAGCGGAATCGAACTGGATAGTCCGGACATCGATCTCAGCGACACCGCATCGTTGGAACGCGGCGCCAAGCATTACGTCACCTATTGCTTGGGCTGCCATTCCGCGAAGCACATTCGTTACAAGCGCATCGCGATGGATTTAAAGCTGGATGAAACCGAAATCCTGAAAAACGTCGCGCCGCTCGGTGCCGGCATATACGATCAGATGCATTCGGCGATGAATGCCCACGACGCCGAGAAGTGGTTCGGTACTACGCCGCCGGATCTGTCGCTGATTGCCCGCTCACGCGGCGCGGACTGGCTATATACCTATCTGCGGAGCTTTTACAACGACAAAAACAAGCCGCTAGGCGTCAACAACTCGGTCTTTCCGGATGTCGGCATGCCCAACGTATTCTGGCAGTTGCAAGGCACGCAGACCGCAGTGGTTCATAAGGTCGACGGTCGCGACGTGATCACCGAGCTCAAATTGGAGCAACCCGGCCAGTTGTCGCCCAAGGAATTCGACAAGATGGTGACCGACTTGGTTAACTTCCTAGTCTACGTCGGCGAGCCGGTGCAGTTGGAACGCCAGCAAATGGGTAAATTCGTGCTGTTCTTCCTGCTGATGTTCATCGCACTCGCTTACTTATTGAAGAAGGAATACTGGAAAGACGTACACTAA
- a CDS encoding cytochrome bc complex cytochrome b subunit has translation MKQKMNQCSDWLLERFPLSDLWNEHMAHYYAPKNFNIWYFFGSLALFVLVNQFITGILLTMNYKPDAKLAFDSVEYIMRDVNWGWLVRYMHSTGASAFFIVVYLHMFRGLMYGSFKQPRELIWIFGMLIFVCLMAEAFMGYLLPWGQMSYWGAQVIISLFSAIPVVGDELSLWIRGDYVVSDATLNRFFAFHVIAVPLVLLILVFLHIVALHEVGSNNPDGIEIKENLNWKEHPIDGIPFHPYYTVKDIVGVGVFMFFFATVIFYMPEMGGFFLEHANFIPADPLKTPEHIAPVWYFTPFYAILRAVPDKFAGVIAMGGAIVVLFMLPWLDRSPVKSIRYRGGMFKKALLLFVVSFIGLGYLGTQPATPTATTVARFLTAIYFGFFLLMPLYTRWEKTKPLPERLTEQPTLEDRIPAVLALIDEVVEVHHVPDNLGGTIAKKRPNWAGVQAVLIRFVKNLKKSLD, from the coding sequence ATGAAGCAAAAAATGAATCAATGCAGCGACTGGCTGCTGGAGCGTTTTCCACTCTCCGATTTGTGGAACGAACACATGGCGCATTACTACGCGCCGAAAAATTTCAACATCTGGTATTTCTTCGGCTCGCTGGCGCTGTTCGTACTCGTCAACCAGTTCATAACCGGCATTCTGCTGACAATGAATTACAAACCGGATGCCAAACTGGCCTTCGACTCGGTCGAATACATCATGCGCGACGTCAACTGGGGATGGCTGGTGCGTTACATGCATTCCACCGGTGCCTCGGCCTTCTTCATCGTCGTCTATCTGCACATGTTCCGCGGCCTGATGTACGGCTCGTTCAAACAACCGCGCGAGCTGATTTGGATTTTCGGCATGCTGATCTTCGTGTGCCTGATGGCCGAAGCTTTCATGGGCTATCTACTGCCTTGGGGCCAAATGTCCTACTGGGGCGCGCAGGTCATCATCTCGCTGTTTAGCGCGATACCGGTAGTCGGCGACGAATTGTCGCTGTGGATCCGCGGCGACTACGTGGTTTCCGACGCTACCTTGAACCGCTTCTTCGCGTTCCACGTCATTGCGGTGCCGCTGGTTTTGCTGATTCTGGTATTCCTGCACATCGTCGCACTGCACGAAGTAGGTTCGAACAATCCGGACGGCATCGAAATCAAGGAAAATCTGAACTGGAAAGAACATCCGATTGACGGCATCCCCTTCCATCCGTACTACACCGTCAAGGACATCGTCGGCGTCGGCGTATTCATGTTCTTTTTCGCGACGGTAATTTTTTATATGCCGGAAATGGGCGGATTCTTTTTGGAGCACGCCAACTTCATTCCAGCCGATCCGCTGAAGACCCCGGAACATATCGCGCCGGTTTGGTACTTCACGCCGTTCTACGCGATTCTGCGCGCGGTTCCCGACAAATTCGCCGGCGTCATCGCGATGGGCGGCGCGATCGTAGTGCTGTTCATGCTACCTTGGCTAGATCGCAGCCCGGTCAAATCCATCCGCTATCGCGGCGGCATGTTCAAGAAAGCGCTGTTGCTGTTCGTCGTCAGCTTCATCGGCTTGGGCTATTTGGGCACCCAACCGGCCACGCCGACGGCGACGACGGTAGCCCGCTTCCTGACCGCGATCTACTTCGGCTTCTTCCTTCTGATGCCGTTATATACCCGCTGGGAGAAGACCAAACCGCTGCCCGAGCGCCTGACGGAGCAACCAACGCTGGAAGACCGCATTCCAGCGGTATTGGCACTGATAGACGAAGTCGTCGAAGTTCATCATGTTCCCGACAATTTAGGAGGAACCATCGCCAAGAAAAGGCCGAATTGGGCCGGCGTTCAAGCCGTGCTGATTCGTTTTGTCAAAAACCTGAAAAAGAGCCTGGACTAA
- the petA gene encoding ubiquinol-cytochrome c reductase iron-sulfur subunit — MNQEGVDHSKRQFLTSALSVVGAVGAGYLAVPFLSQMQPSAKAMAAGAPVEVDISKMESGQLIRVAWRGKPVWVLNRTPEVLSTLATLDSKLADPVSNESHQPDYAKNSLRALKPEIFVAVGLCTHLGCSPTFRPEIAPNDLGPDWKGGFFCPCHGSWFDLAGRVYRGVPAPTNLEIPPYRYVTDSLIMIGEDNEAKSA, encoded by the coding sequence ATGAACCAAGAAGGCGTCGATCATTCAAAACGCCAGTTTCTGACCTCGGCTTTGTCGGTGGTCGGAGCCGTGGGGGCCGGCTATCTGGCCGTTCCCTTTCTCTCGCAAATGCAGCCGAGCGCCAAGGCCATGGCCGCCGGCGCGCCGGTCGAGGTCGATATCAGCAAAATGGAGTCCGGCCAATTGATCCGCGTCGCTTGGCGCGGCAAACCCGTTTGGGTTTTGAATCGAACCCCGGAGGTTTTATCTACGCTGGCGACTTTGGACAGCAAACTCGCAGACCCTGTCTCCAACGAATCCCATCAACCTGATTACGCCAAAAACTCGTTGCGCGCGCTGAAACCTGAAATTTTCGTCGCGGTCGGCCTGTGTACCCATCTGGGCTGCTCGCCCACGTTTCGCCCGGAAATCGCCCCTAACGATCTCGGCCCCGATTGGAAAGGCGGATTTTTCTGCCCTTGCCACGGCTCCTGGTTCGATTTAGCCGGCCGCGTCTATCGCGGCGTGCCGGCTCCGACCAATCTCGAGATTCCACCCTACCGTTATGTGACCGACAGCCTGATCATGATCGGCGAAGACAACGAGGCGAAATCAGCATGA
- the hisC gene encoding histidinol-phosphate transaminase yields the protein MPNHALTKLFRPEVLAMSAYHVADARNLIKLDAMENPYTWPEDIQQRWLESLKACPINRYPDPTGSALCEQLRRANAIPDHAALLLGNGSDEIIQILLMALSADATVLAPEPGFVMYRQIARSLGLNYVGVPLATDFALDLSAMLAAIADTLPAAIFIAYPNNPTGNLFDAQAIKTIIAAAPGLVVVDEAYAPFADASFVGELGNYPNLLVMRTVSKLGLAGLRLGYLAGPAEIVAELDKVRLPYNINSLTQATVGFALEHGDFLAQQTQAIRAERTAMAKALKAWPTLTVYPSSANFILFRTPAGTADQLFAGLKARGILIKNLSGQGGVLSDCLRVTIGKPEENQSFLNALAAALAELPR from the coding sequence ATGCCTAACCACGCGCTTACCAAGCTGTTCCGCCCCGAAGTTCTCGCCATGTCGGCCTATCATGTCGCCGATGCCCGCAACTTGATCAAACTCGACGCGATGGAAAATCCGTACACCTGGCCGGAAGACATTCAGCAACGCTGGTTGGAATCGTTGAAAGCCTGCCCGATCAACCGCTATCCTGACCCGACCGGTTCCGCCTTGTGCGAACAATTAAGACGCGCGAACGCGATTCCGGATCATGCCGCGCTATTGCTCGGGAACGGTTCGGACGAAATCATCCAGATTCTGCTGATGGCGCTATCCGCCGATGCCACGGTACTGGCTCCGGAACCCGGCTTTGTGATGTACCGACAAATCGCCCGTAGCCTGGGACTAAATTATGTCGGCGTACCGTTGGCGACCGATTTCGCGTTGGACTTGTCCGCGATGCTGGCAGCCATCGCCGACACCCTGCCGGCGGCGATTTTCATCGCCTATCCGAACAACCCAACCGGCAATCTGTTCGACGCCCAAGCCATCAAAACCATCATCGCCGCGGCGCCGGGATTGGTTGTCGTTGACGAGGCTTACGCGCCGTTCGCCGACGCCAGCTTCGTCGGCGAATTAGGGAATTATCCCAATCTGCTAGTGATGCGTACCGTCTCCAAACTCGGTCTGGCGGGTTTGCGTCTGGGCTATTTGGCCGGCCCGGCCGAGATCGTCGCCGAACTTGACAAAGTCCGTCTACCTTACAACATCAACAGCCTGACCCAAGCGACGGTCGGCTTCGCGTTGGAACACGGCGATTTCCTCGCGCAACAAACCCAAGCCATCCGTGCCGAGCGAACTGCAATGGCCAAGGCCTTAAAAGCCTGGCCGACGCTGACCGTCTATCCCAGCTCGGCCAATTTCATCCTGTTTCGCACACCGGCCGGCACCGCCGACCAATTGTTCGCCGGACTGAAAGCCCGCGGAATTTTAATCAAGAATCTGTCCGGCCAAGGCGGCGTACTAAGCGACTGCCTACGGGTCACGATAGGCAAACCCGAAGAAAACCAGAGTTTTCTGAACGCGCTGGCCGCTGCTCTGGCCGAATTACCGCGCTGA
- a CDS encoding acyltransferase family protein: MHKQTHISYLDTIRGLAALTVVSEHYVIAYGLPCQTPLCEQILDFSPLHFWWEGSAAVSMFFVLSGLVLSLKYFQHGHMPDLTRFDLTRFLIGRVFRIWFPYLLVLGLSAGLFNHTFGRPVPVTALAPTDWIVDMWHKFPLDASAMVREGFLLDMPDLIVLLPQSWTLGVELVLSLLLPVGLLLVDRGTSWVVFFSVLAIALLGVSAFLLHFLLGLTIARYLPTIKAYLVGSPALRRFLLGVGGLFYTGATLLPKPWIAWSDGQLVWLGTGLGAGMILLFVLASVRVQAILSKASLRQIGKVSYSTYLIHMAVLICLTPYVLMGLQAFSENRLFLWLGGWLLTMLIVQGLALLCYRLVEIPSIVVGRWLADRVVLARH, encoded by the coding sequence GTGCACAAACAAACCCACATTAGCTATCTCGACACGATTCGCGGCTTGGCGGCGTTGACCGTGGTCAGCGAGCATTATGTGATTGCTTATGGCTTGCCCTGTCAAACACCGTTATGCGAACAAATTTTGGATTTTTCGCCGTTGCATTTTTGGTGGGAAGGTTCCGCGGCGGTGTCGATGTTCTTCGTGTTGAGCGGTCTGGTGCTTTCCCTAAAGTACTTCCAGCATGGCCACATGCCGGACTTGACGCGCTTCGATTTGACACGGTTTTTGATAGGTCGAGTGTTTCGAATTTGGTTTCCTTACCTATTGGTGTTGGGACTCAGCGCCGGATTGTTCAATCACACCTTCGGTCGCCCAGTACCGGTTACCGCGCTGGCGCCGACCGACTGGATCGTAGATATGTGGCATAAATTTCCGTTGGATGCGTCGGCGATGGTCAGGGAGGGCTTTTTGCTGGATATGCCGGATCTTATCGTGCTGTTGCCGCAATCCTGGACCCTGGGCGTCGAGTTGGTGTTGTCCCTGTTACTGCCGGTTGGCTTGCTGCTGGTTGATCGTGGCACATCCTGGGTGGTCTTTTTCAGCGTGTTGGCCATTGCTTTGCTGGGCGTGTCGGCCTTTTTGCTGCATTTTTTGTTGGGTTTGACCATTGCCCGCTATCTGCCTACGATCAAAGCCTATCTGGTCGGATCTCCGGCGCTACGGCGTTTCTTGTTAGGCGTGGGGGGTTTGTTTTATACCGGAGCAACTTTGCTACCCAAGCCGTGGATAGCGTGGAGCGACGGCCAATTGGTGTGGTTAGGAACCGGTCTGGGTGCCGGCATGATCTTGCTGTTCGTGCTTGCGTCGGTCCGCGTGCAGGCCATTTTGTCGAAGGCCTCGCTGCGGCAAATCGGCAAGGTTTCCTACAGCACCTACCTGATTCACATGGCGGTCCTGATATGTCTGACCCCTTACGTTTTGATGGGTCTGCAAGCGTTTAGCGAGAACCGCCTGTTCTTGTGGTTGGGGGGATGGTTGCTGACGATGTTGATCGTGCAAGGCTTGGCCTTGCTTTGTTATCGTCTTGTGGAGATCCCCAGTATCGTGGTCGGTCGTTGGTTGGCGGACCGCGTCGTGCTCGCAAGACACTGA
- a CDS encoding YkgJ family cysteine cluster protein → MSLLRSLHTDIDARVAATRTAYSGWLCRRGCEGCCHRLADIPKISRAEWELLAEGLALLPPDVMRTVGQEIVDLAKQVNRPLVCPLLDRSTGSCRVYLQRPVACRTYGYYVQRDKGLYCNDIQAQADSGVLNDVVWGNHDAIDRRLDAMGAAKALTEWFQESLLAENSG, encoded by the coding sequence ATGTCTCTACTCAGATCGTTGCACACCGACATTGATGCCCGAGTCGCCGCGACCCGTACCGCGTATTCCGGTTGGCTGTGTCGGCGTGGTTGCGAAGGATGCTGCCACAGGCTGGCGGACATCCCCAAAATCAGCCGTGCCGAGTGGGAGCTGCTGGCCGAAGGGCTAGCGTTGTTGCCGCCGGACGTGATGCGGACGGTGGGTCAAGAGATCGTTGATCTTGCTAAACAAGTCAATCGTCCGTTAGTTTGCCCGCTACTCGATCGCTCAACCGGCAGTTGCCGGGTTTACCTTCAGCGCCCGGTCGCCTGCCGCACTTACGGCTACTATGTGCAACGCGACAAAGGTTTGTACTGCAATGATATCCAAGCTCAAGCCGACAGTGGCGTTTTAAACGATGTGGTTTGGGGTAATCACGATGCGATCGATAGACGGCTTGACGCGATGGGTGCGGCCAAGGCGTTAACGGAGTGGTTTCAAGAGTCGTTGCTCGCTGAGAATTCTGGATGA
- a CDS encoding ABC transporter ATP-binding protein produces the protein MPSSASPENHIVSVSNLSFARGTRKIFDGVDLSIQRGKITAIMGPSGTGKTTLLKLIGGQLMPDRGQILVDGQNVHRLKTRELYALRKRMGMLFQSGALLTDMNVYDNVAFPLREHTHLPESMIRTLVLMKLHAVGLRGAHRLMPNELSGGMARRVALARAIALDPLMIMYDEPFTGQDPISMGALVHLIKSLNVTLGLTSIIVSHDVQETAAIADYIYVLSEGKIVGQGTPQQLRQSDSAWVQQFMHGDADGPVHFHYPAPDYLDDLLAGKTTL, from the coding sequence ATGCCCAGCAGCGCAAGCCCCGAAAACCATATCGTTTCCGTCAGCAACTTGAGCTTTGCCAGGGGCACTAGAAAAATTTTCGACGGCGTCGATCTGTCCATACAGCGCGGCAAAATCACTGCGATCATGGGGCCCAGCGGCACGGGTAAAACCACGTTGTTGAAGCTGATCGGCGGGCAGTTGATGCCCGATCGGGGCCAAATTCTGGTGGACGGTCAAAACGTGCATCGTCTGAAAACCCGCGAGCTTTACGCGTTGCGCAAACGTATGGGCATGCTGTTTCAAAGCGGTGCCTTGCTGACGGACATGAACGTTTACGACAACGTGGCGTTCCCGTTGCGCGAGCACACTCATCTGCCGGAATCCATGATACGTACGCTGGTGCTGATGAAGTTGCATGCGGTCGGCTTGCGCGGTGCTCACCGTCTGATGCCCAACGAATTATCGGGCGGCATGGCGCGTCGGGTGGCTCTGGCTCGGGCCATCGCCCTCGATCCGTTGATGATTATGTACGACGAACCGTTTACCGGCCAGGACCCGATTTCGATGGGCGCATTAGTGCATTTGATCAAGTCGCTGAACGTGACATTGGGATTGACCAGCATCATAGTATCGCACGACGTGCAGGAAACCGCCGCGATCGCTGATTACATCTACGTCTTGTCGGAAGGCAAAATCGTCGGCCAGGGCACGCCGCAACAGTTGCGACAGTCGGACTCGGCTTGGGTGCAACAGTTTATGCACGGCGACGCGGACGGTCCGGTACACTTCCACTACCCAGCGCCCGATTACCTGGACGACCTGCTGGCCGGCAAAACTACCTTGTAA